The Mercurialis annua linkage group LG7, ddMerAnnu1.2, whole genome shotgun sequence genome includes the window atattttggtaaaaagttgggcgGTAGGTAGTAATTTGGGACGGCGAATAGTAATACCCATATTTTACGCCAAAAATGAAAACCACATagtaaataaatcaaattatttcCATATATAATTCTATTATTGTATAGTGGagattgatttttttcaaaatactatatttgagaaataaatttagaattaattatttatgcaattttaatttgtttatcaaaAACAGGAAGGGAGGAAGTAATTAAATGTGATACATTCTCCTATCATAGCAGATCTCcacattcaataaaaaaaatatacaccTAACAAATCACAACAATATCAAGCAAATTAATTGTCTCAATAAAAAATCAAGCAAATTAAACTTAatgattaaatatattaaatatcaaagaaaaatctaaaaaaactTACTTGTTCTCTAAGAAGAGGTTTATTATGACGTAAAAATCGATGAAACCCGTGTTTAACGGCGACCCGAGCGAGTTTCTCAGTATCAACATTAGCAGCACGGAGTCGGGTCAAAGCCCCGGGTGGAGAATCCGGATACTTAATATAATGCTCTTTAGTGATCAGCAGATTAAGAACTGAGTCACCGAGGTGCTCCAATCGTTCATAAGAAAAGCTCTTATGAGGAAACGATGAGTCTGTAAAAGCTTCTTCTAATAAATTTTTGTCGTTGAATTTGTATCCCAGAATTTTCTCTAACTCGTCAAGACTCGGTAGCTGATCGTCGACTGAGTCGGCGTCTGTTATTTGAATTCGCTCGACTGAGTCCGCGGCGGTTATTTCAATTCGTTTGACTGAGTCCACGTCTGATATTCGAATTGGCTCGACTGAGTCTGCGTCTGATATTTGAATTAGCTGGACTGAGTCAGCGTCTGTTATTTGAATTGACTCGCCTGAGTCTGATGATTCCGATGGCTGAGGTTGTTGGTGGCGGTGTTCCATGGCGGTTGTTGCAATGTCGAGCTCTGAGCTCTTAAtgtttttggttttaattatgaTGACAGCAAAGTTGAGTTTGGCTTTGGTTTAAATAGTGAAGAATTTGAAGCTTGACTTCTTAGATTTACAATTGCGTATGAATTTAAAATGctctaaaaaatattaaaaaaactaaaaattaaatctattatttacctataaaaattatactaatatttctattattttaaatatattttatttatttaagagtAGAGAGCGTTTGTGAAAGAAATCAAACCTGCAATCCAGCAGATTACTGTCTAatgctatagctcattggtgttaaaatataaaatttcatgtgcaattaataaaaaataatatttttcctattttctaaatttatacTAACTCACTGACAAATTAACAATTTAGTgatttatttaaactttttgtaaatatattaattatatttaatttatttctaagttaatatttcaaaaaaaaaatatactattttaaatattttgtgaatttttttatagtataaagaaaatttatttattaattaaattaattttatagtaGAATTGAAGTCCATTAAAGTTTTCTTTTAGTggaaattaggcccagcacGTTAAAAGGCCTAAATATTCTCATCAGCACCGCGCGGCCCATCCTCCATCTTTTTTACGACCTTATTGTTTTTGTATTGCAGATTAGTACTTTTCGTTTCTTATTTTACCGTTAATCTCATTTCAATTATCTCTCAGCTATTAATCCTTCGCTATAATCTAGGTGTTTTGTCTGTCATTGCATGTTTAAATttccttctttttctcttttaaccgCTCCATTTCCTTACTGACTTTGTGTTTTCTTAACTGCTCATCCACGATTACTTAGTGTTCTTTGCGTtcagttttttaatttcatactcTTCACAAAATGGTTACTACTCGCTCAGTttcgaaaaaaaatcctaaatctCCCTCTAAAATCCCTAAACGAAAGAATCCAGCGATGAAACGGAAGATTGATTTTGTGGAGACTGAAATGAGAGTTTCAGATGATCATGATGACGATGACGACGATTTTCAGGAAGTTCCGATacaagttaagaaaaaaatgaaatcaaactTTTCTGTTGGTGAAAGTTCTAAAGCTATTAGAAATGTAAaggtattttaattattttgtttgttacatttttttattaattgcattttattttttatttattagttaataatGTGAATATTGTGCGATTTGGAATTTTTAATCAGTTTATGAATGCTTATGTGGTTAATTTACTCGTTTATTTAGtattgttaatttatattataattatcttACTAGTTTCTAATGGTtatctgtttttatttttgttttctaattttgttataatatacatatatttgtaTATAGGTTTGTTTTTGTGTTACTATGTGTTAGTTAAGAGCTTgtttttcattcattttttttattacaaatgttttgtttaaatttagttttaatcatAGTTTACCTAATGGTTGTTAATGGGAATCTagttttttactttatattattgtaatatttataTGGTTTTCAATATGTTTTCTAatgatgttttttctttttgctatattatatattttactattcatatgtttatcagttttaattttacttttcagGATTGGGACTATTTCATTAGGCCTCATGAGCATTTTCCCCACAAGATTCTTCATAATGCTGGTGTTTCTGTCATTTCTAATATCAAAAAACTTTTACAACCTGAAACTTTAGAAAGGTTTTCAAAATctgtttttggatattttttacgCATGAAAGAGTATAAACTTCAAGGGCAGTTGATTCACTGTTTACTGCTTAGAGAAGTTAAACAGCCTGTTAAATATGAGTTGTGGATTAAGGTGTCAGGAAAGTTTCTTAAGTTTTCAATCGACGAATTTACTTTAATAACCGGTTTGAAAGTTAATGGCAGTGTTGATTTTAAGTCTCAGAATACTGTGTCTTCTGACTTTAGAAAAAACTGTTTTGGAAATgtaaaaaaagtttcaaaaaagtttTTGGAGGATAGCTTTGTTTCTAAGCGTTGGAATAACGAGGAAGAGGCTTTTCAAATGgttgttttgtattttattgaGAATTTTCTATATAACAACAAAGATGAGTCAAATGTTCGTAATAAGAATTTTGATCTTGTTTGTAGTGgggaatttgaaaattttccttgggggaaggatttgtttcattttacagtggagtatttgaaaagtaaactcagtACTTGgaaaaattgtgattttttaaagagaaaaagttcaaaaactgGTCATCCTAATTCCTCTCGATATGATGGATTCCCTTTGGCTTTCCAAACTTGGTTTTTTGAGTGTTGCCCTACAATTGAAAGCGCAGTTGCTACTAGTTCAGGAAATGAAATTCCTCGTATACTGCGTTGGGAGGTGTTAGAGGTCCAAGAACGCTCGTATTTCTTGCGAAACCTATTTGATCAAACTGCTGACCaggtattttaatatattagtcTAACTATTCATTAAATATCTATTTGTGCAATATAGTTCTGGTAAACTGGTGGTTCACTTTTAGTAACCATTAAGTTAACTGACTCAGttttatcatttatatttaGTTGAAATTAAGCAATTTACATCCCACTGGCGAGGAGAGGTCAGCGCTGGATTTAGAAGGTTTGTTTGTCAAAGGAAAGCGTAAAGTTGAGAATGAGCCAGAAGCAAGTGAAGGGATTTCAATGAAaactaaaattcataaattgttTTGGGATCAATCTAAGTTTTACCATGAGTTTCAGAATTTCAAGATATTTGTAGAGACTCAGTTCTCTGGTATTAATACTCAGTTTGGTGAACTGAAAGATTTGATAAAAAATGGTGTTGGTGGACAACCTATTCAGGTAATTACTTAGTTACTATGTTGTATACAGTTAGTAAACCATTCTTGTTCATTTAGTTTTAATTGTGTATTTACTTgttttttattgaaatgtttttCAGGTTGAAGATGATGATAATGGTGTGAATGATTTTCATCGTAATGATGACAACGAGAAAGAGGAGGATAATAACAAAGACGAAGAtaataagaaagaagaaaatgacGATGATGAAGAGGACGATGGTGCTGGTAATTTCGCTTCTGATTCTGTTTTGAGTGAGAGGTTCAATTATGAATATAAGTTGGAAGATGATGATGCTGTTGGTAGTGgtgaaaaaaaatgatgatgagGGTCACAATGTTACAAAAGATAATATCAaggtaattttaatttatatttttaagtaaaaggtctaatatctatatttttactaataaagtttatttttttaaggcattttCACTGCATGATGGTTCAACTTCCAATGTTGAAGAAGTCAACACTCAAAGTACTATAGGTGTAGCGACTTCTTCGACGTTTGATTCCATCGATCTTAGTGCCCTTGAGGAAGCTGCTGTTCTGAAAATGGAATCTGAAAAAGAAGATGCTGTTCCTCCTGCTGAGGTTTTTACACTATTACCAATTTACTTGTAGTTTACCAGCTGTTTGCTAATGCTTTACtagtttttgaatttattattttatattttagtttacCAATAATTTACTTGTAGTTTTCTAATGGTTaactaattttgtatttttaatcagGCTTGTGGGAAAGATGCAAAGAAAGATGTTGCTGACGACaacaataaaaatgaagatTCTGAAGATGACGATAAAGATAGTGACGGTAATGACGATGATAATGAGAATGATGACGGTAAGACTAAAGAAGATGGTAAGAAACCGGATGAAGACGAGGATAATGAGAAGAACGATGGTTCAAGTCATGGAAATGTCGCTGATGATAGTGGACATGAGCAGCAGGATGATGTTGATAGGGGCGAGAAGAAATATGATGAGGGTCATATAGTTTCTAAAGTGGTTGACACAGCTGTGAAATATAGTGGAAGGGTACTtttactttttaagtttttaatgtAAATTGTCTGCTGCGTTTTCtatattgttattaatttttttttcttcagggTTTCTGTTTTGATAGCGGTCCAAGTTTTAAGTTCGATGAATTAAGTAGTCAAAGTACCGTTGGGGCAGAGACCTGCTCTACATTCAATTCTAGCGAACTTAATGCCCTTACAAAAGCTGTAGAGCTTGCTGAGAAAGAAGCTGCTGATAAGATGTTGGGCCATGGCGTTGATGAGGATGTCGGATATGATGAGTCCTTACTGACTGATATGGTCAATAAGATTGAAAAGGAAGCTACTGATGCTTTGTTGAAAAAGGAAGCTGCTGGTTCTGTTGAAAAACAAGAATCTGAGGTATATTTTTTATcttacttttttaaattttttgtttttttattatttgcatATTAGTACTTTACCAATAcatttttttatgctttttatatagataaagaAGGCAGTTTTGAAAGAAATTGTTGTGTATCGAGGCAGTCCATCTGAGGTAGTACTTCTATagatttttttatgttgttgttttattttttattttctaagtgTTTACTAGTGGTTTACTATTtttctaattgttttttaacagtttacttttcatttttttctctaatTTGTTTGCTAATGGTATACTAATCATTAccatatttattttgtaaatacaaataaaaataaaaattacctcTATAGTACTTCTATAGAATTTTTCatgtttttgttttactttttattttctaagtGTTTACTAGTTGTTTACTACGTAGTTAACAGTTATTTTTCTAAGTGTTTTCGAACAGTTTTACTATTCATATTTTCTCTAATTGTTTGCTAATAGTTTACTAATtattatcatatttattttaataatagtaACTATCATTTATTCAttgcatttttctttttcttctcaattACAGCAAATTGAAAAGATTGCCTCTAAATTCAAAGTTGCTGATGTGGTGCCTCTAGCATTTGTTAAGGCTAAGCCGGATGTGGTTCTTAAGAAGGGATTGTTTCCTCTTGATGATGATATTTGTAGAGATATAGGTTATGCGGGACAGATGGAGTTTAATAACTGGGTTGACGAAAAGTTTAAGTAAGACTATAATTGTGATATGTTATATTTACCATTTTTTGCTAGAAGGGTTGCTTGAATGTTTTTTTACCTcctatttgttcttttttttgtaGTCGAAATGCTTATGAAGCAGGTTTCGACATTATCGAAACTCCATTCAATTATGGCGTGGATCAGGTGGATAACAAAAATTGGTTTCATTCGCTTAATTACTCGGGTGAATTATTACAGTGTCGTGTAAGTATTTCTATTTTTACCATTTGATGTTATGTTCTACTTATCTACTAAATGTTTACTAACTGTTATAGTTATTTATAATTCTACTTTTCTTTACAGCATATCAACATTGTTATGTACTACATTCGTAAAAGAGCCAAGtatagtgtcacgacccaatttattgagccgagaccggcgctagggaacgggagtggtagctccggaacccgtagcaagcctaaaaccactatgaattttttttgcgaattaaatatattatataaaatattttcagaaaacccttttaaactttattattataaatactaAAACATCTTTACTACTTTCTGAAAATCATCGCGAATCAttattatagactagggtcttaccgagcgacaccTCATGTCCAGCTCTGCCCTATCTCTAATCAACATCTTGACCAATTCCATTCATGGAAATTGGTTACGAAATCAACGGTTAAAATACGttctttataaacaattataatgtatatatacttttatctcaaatcagagttgcccatttaaataAACCGTTTGAATATAAATCTTACATCccatacagacatctaccgactactgcagctctacgaagaAAACGTTCTTTAACATGACCTTTCACTATTGTTGACTTCTAGAACAAGAAGGAGGAAGTCCGTCCTTCAAAATgctttaacctgaaaggaagactgtgaggggtcagtatatgggaatatactgagtgagtttatacatttactaataagtacccatataaaacataaagcgtaaaacaatgcaatagcgttcaaacctcgtgcagccaagtacaggatccgattgaaaccttaatcctcaaacatactaataatcaatcgatcaacccaatcataaatatcaatcgcgagtccaactcgctggtggcccagccactagatacggggacttccaggctacaccgtagccgagttcactctgcgtatctaaatcataacccaatcgtaaatctcatattcatcatcagctcccagctgagtcatatcaaaactggtgatcacacagtcctattgtcgcccaataggtagcacgttccatcggatcgatactagtttcaaatcaagcatatgcaattcgtataaaagtttcgcatataaaacatgcagtttaaataataagcaatataaaataattgcttaagtaaatactttaaaagcaaatcgtataaactcactgtgaccgTTTATTCCAAAAACACTCTGGTGCCGGTGCTCAGAAACATTTAGCtccccgagctcctggtccatcGGCTCcttgccttgccggatctaaaactattttaaaaaaaaataattggctcacgtcagaatcctattctaagattgactctagactcgagatattACACGCTAaattcattaaccgtcgtgctttccacgtatatcccgataaacggttttTAACTCGTTTACAGATCGAACATCATTTCTAAATCAATTCcctttttaacctcgttaggttaactattcacaTTAATCGATTAgctactattcgatttctgattcaatacgcgtattcaattaattcaatcgaggtacgaagaatcggggtgcgagaatcggagggtgcacgttcgtgcagggaggtacacgttcgtgtaccttggtacacgttcgtgtaccatatgatggtacacgttcgtgtaccttagtacacgttcgtgtaccattgatggtacacgttcgtgtaccacaagtacacgatcgtgtactgtcgtgcacgatcccccggaatcgatttccggggtttccgacctgctatatacgtaaaaacgctccaaactcaaccaaaacgcgtattctaagctcaaaatgttatatatcaatcctatactcgataaaacgataaaatcgtttcgtggcctaaaactttgaatcgatataactcaaaatatatccatttaaacgataaaacgtcaagcttaccgtgttTCGTCtcgtgaatacgatcaattcgagctattaaacgtcggaaacggacgagaaacggaaaccgcgcgacgaaccgtacgttGTCGCCGTTTTGAATAAAAGAAgcgatgaagaagaagatgttcTGGgtgattccttcatctgaaggaaatgATATATAATCCGGTTAAATGTCACTTTTAATCCTtgaactctttaacttaaaccatctctctattaaactttctattttaacttaacgatcactttaactcaattacgtacgtattatttatatccaaataaataatacgattctaaaattattatttcccgtcaataatcctctaatttctatttttgaggcttaattggctaatttacattttagcccttaaacttcttaaaaaaattgcaaattaacccaaaacgcatccgcgtccaaattttgaaaggtctcccattgacctgaaacttttatc containing:
- the LOC126654631 gene encoding ribonuclease 3-like protein 3: MEHRHQQPQPSESSDSGESIQITDADSVQLIQISDADSVEPIRISDVDSVKRIEITAADSVERIQITDADSVDDQLPSLDELEKILGYKFNDKNLLEEAFTDSSFPHKSFSYERLEHLGDSVLNLLITKEHYIKYPDSPPGALTRLRAANVDTEKLARVAVKHGFHRFLRHNKPLLREQIREFSQAILDYPLHSNGLIDAPKVLADIVESTIGAVFFDSNSSTDIVWKVFEKFLEPIIDRETLKVHPVTELYEVCQKRNLRVKFVDLWRESMEFNVLIEDQLVGRGTYGLKKEIAHNRAAKDALDNLATILGDKMNCM